One Ptychodera flava strain L36383 unplaced genomic scaffold, AS_Pfla_20210202 Scaffold_33__1_contigs__length_2856901_pilon, whole genome shotgun sequence DNA segment encodes these proteins:
- the LOC139127626 gene encoding carbohydrate sulfotransferase 1-like — MNSGKYVRATGKLLLLVLVGLSILFITYRQPFNSKEQVISSRPIEDPDGSVSKSTDNSVMFNENKNQNGSQIHTLVIGRMQSGSTATGSLLGKLEDSFYVYEPDHVILGSIYHRNVHIDSADNLEAMQPYLCQFLGALYSCNFSSYDYFVRGFRCNGMLRKKGFLTDFLSDQVTEAELASFCKSKTIITSKVVRFIDVKSCLPTLQRNNVKMVFLARDPRGLIISRLRHMGNRLASFADDSNVNYYPIEYVVKEHCHWLDSIYNLLRNGSKWLKDNSMLIRFEDLSLYPHVINSAIYDFVGLTPPPAKYVPRNESASSWFKTNDYARMKKFQEYCPEHVYDEFGWVRIKSEDDFEKAKTSSSWYREMPGNGVILKYTVP; from the exons atgaactCTGGCAAGTATGTAAGAG CAACTGGAAAATTATTACTTCTGGTGCTGGTTGGACTGAGCATACTTTTCATAACTTATCGTCAACCATTCAACTCAAAAGAACAGGTTATTTCATCTCGACCAATTGAAGACCCGGATGGAAGCGTATCAAAATCGACTGACAACTCGGTGATGTTCaatgagaataaaaatcagaacgGAAGCCAAATACACACCCTCGTTATCGGCAGAATGCAAAGTGGATCTACTGCTACTGGAAGCCTGTTGGGTAAACTAGAAGACTCTTTCTATGTTTATGAACCTGATCACGTGATACTGGGCTCCATTTATCATAGAAATGTCCACATTGACAGTGCAGATAATTTAGAGGCGATGCAACCATATCTATGTCAGTTTTTGGGAGCTTTGTACAGCTGTAATTTTAGTTCATACGATTACTTCGTAAGAGGATTTCGTTGTAATGGTATGCTTAGAAAAAAGGGGTTCTTGACTGATTTTTTGTCTGATCAAGTCACTGAAGCTGAGCTGGCATCGTTCTGCAAATCAAAGACGATTATCACATCCAAAGTTGTTCGCTTCATTGACGTAAAGTCTTGTCTACCTACCTTGCAAAGGAACAATGTCAAGATGGTATTCTTGGCACGAGATCCCAGGGGACTGATCATCTCTCGACTGCGCCATATGGGGAATCGATTAGCTTCATTTGCTGATGATTCCAATGTCAATTATTATCCGATTGAATATGTCGTAAAAGAACACTGTCATTGGCTAGACAGCATCTATAATTTACTGAGGAATGGTTCCAAGTGGTTGAAAGATAATTCGATGCTGATTCGTTTTGAAGATTTGTCTCTGTATCCTCATGTCATAAACTCAGCTATTTATGATTTCGTAGGTCTTACACCGCCCCCGGCAAAGTACGTACCTAGAAACGAATCTGCATCAAGTTGGTTCAAAACGAATGATTATGCTAGAATGAAAAAATTTCAGGAGTACTGTCCAGAACATGTTTATGATGAATTTGGGTGGGTAAGAATTAAAAGTgaagatgactttgaaaaagCAAAGACGTCTTCAAGCTGGTACCGTGAAATGCCAGGAAACGGTGTAATACTTAAATACACGGTGCCATAA
- the LOC139127540 gene encoding uncharacterized protein F54H12.2-like — protein MGRSASPDTHCGIGTIEFVISGSGEDYIDLSSTLLLIKAKITKADASNLGADAAVGPVNLWLHSLFSQVDVHLNGKMISNPSPTYPYRAMMETLLNYGKEAKGTHIAAALFFKDYHLKMDEVDPTKEGGEANKGLKSRYAFTSGSQVVDMVGPIHSDLFFQPKYLMNGVELRLKLNRSKNAFSLVSSAENPNFKAVVTEATVLVRKIKLSPSVQLGHAEALKQGPSKYPIHRCVMKVLSISGGTMSFNKDHIFLGQLPKRVVLGLVDNNAFNGSYKKNPFNFKHYDMTSLVLNVGGKQIPSKPLKMDFTRAGGQSFLMAYYSLFTGTNKMGRDEGIDINRYEYDNGYTLFAFDLTPDLSADGGHLNLIKEGNLGIELQFRQALPNTVNLLVYGELDNVIEIDRDRNILFDF, from the coding sequence ATGGGAAGAAGTGCATCCCCTGACACACATTGTGGAATCGGGACCATAGAATTTGTGATTTCGGGCTCGGGGGAAGACTACATAGATTTGTCCTCAACACTCCTTCTGATCAAGGCTAAGATCACAAAAGCTGATGCTAGTAACCTGGGTGCAGATGCAGCAGTGGGACCTGTCAATCTGTGGCTCCATTCACTGTTCAGTCAAGTCGATGTACACCTCAATGGCAAAATGATATCCAACCCCTCCCCTACTTACCCATACCGAGCGATGATGGAGACGTTGTTAAATTATGGGAAGGAAGCCAAAGGCACCCATATTGCTGCTGCCCTATTCTTCAAGGACTATCACTTGAAAATGGACGAAGTGGACCCTACTAAAGAAGGTGGGGAAGCAAACAAGGGACTGAAAAGCAGATATGCCTTCACATCTGGCAGTCAAGTTGTCGATATGGTTGGACCCATCCATTCCGATCTCTTCTTTCAGCCCAAGTATCTAATGAATGGTGTTGAATTACGTCTCAAACTCAACAGAAGCAAGAATGCCTTCTCTCTTGTGAGCTCTGCAGAAAATCCAAACTTCAAAGCAGTGGTCACAGAAGCTACAGTACtggtcagaaaaattaaactcAGTCCATCGGTACAGCTGGGCCATGCAGAAGCTTTAAAGCAGGGACCATCCAAGTATCCCATACATCGTTGTGTGATGAAAGTTCTGTCCATTTCTGGAGGTACAATGTCCTTCAACAAAGATCACATCTTTTTGGGACAGCTACCTAAACGTGTGGTCTTGGGTCTGGTGGACAACAATGCCTTCAATGGTTCATACAAGAAGAACCCTTTCAACTTCAAACATTATGACATGACATCACTCGTCCTCAATGTCGGCGGAAAACAAATTCCAAGCAAACCTCTGAAAATGGACTTCACCAGGGCCGGCGGTCAATCGTTCCTTATGGCCTACTACTCCCTCTTTACTGGAACTAACAAAATGGGTCGGGATGAAGGCATCGATATCAATCGCTATGAATACGACAACGGATACACACTGTTTGCCTTTGATCTCACACCGGACTTGTCTGCTGACGGAGGGCATTTGAACCTGATCAAAGAGGGCAACCTTGGCATAGAACTGCAGTTCAGACAAGCCCTGCCAAATACTGTGAATTTACTTGTGTATGGCGAGCTAGACAACGTGATCGAAATTGACAGAGATCGCAACATCCTGTTTGACTTTTGA
- the LOC139127597 gene encoding uncharacterized protein: MATCDLTPSQCQQGWRKCYSARVEKPYYFNIKTNESRWSMPGVPEGFDGPAASTPGNHSPTLPEPAQEPPSTPLLFDSQSTDVTDSQPQLYSQVHSRPITSDVNTQTEFTPPPIPNDLDRKVARKLVKYIYAKFISQEVDKLVSENCEGCQHDYLSQREHECLHYGCTPAGQREVISKYFGAAAERIDMSAVERSVQEVAEICNLQMDFGLIDLDELLHLLCYRWADDPEGCFEALMDNITVYGMVLCNDIIESMCATNGSSSC, encoded by the exons ATGGCAACCTGTGACCTTACACCGAGCCAGTGTCAGCAAGGATGGCGCAAATGTTATTCAGCGAGGGTCGAGAAGCCCTATTACTTCAATATCAAAACCAATGAAAGCCGATGGTCAATGCCTGGTGTCCCAGAAGGTTTTGATGGGCCTGCAGCCAGTACCCCTGGCAACCACAGTCCCACTCTTCCTGAGCCTGCCCAAGAACCACCATCAACACCCCTTCTGTTCGATTCTCAAAGTACAGATGTGACAGATAGCCAGCCGCAACTGTACTCCCAAGTGCACTCCAGACCCATCACCAGTGATGTCAACACTCAAACAG AGTTCACTCCACCCCCCATCCCCAACGACCTGGATAGGAAAGTGGCACGCAAGCTGGTGAAATACATCTATGCGAAATTTATCTCACAGGAAGTTGATAAACTCGTGAGTGAAAACTGTGAGGGATGTCAACATGACTATCTGTCCCAGAGGGAACACGAGTGTCTACATTATGGTTGCACACCTGCTGGACAGAGGGAAGTGATTTCCAAATACTTTGGAGCTGCTGCTGAACGGATCGACATGTCTGCAGTGGAAAGATCTGTCCAGGAAGTTGCAGAGATCTGTAACCTCCAAATGGACTTTGGATTGATTGACCTTGACGAATTGCTGCACTTACTGTGTTATCGATGGGCCGACGATCCAGAGGGATGCTTTGAAGCCTTGATGGACAATATTACTGTGTACGGAATGGTTCTCTGCAATGACATTATCGAGTCCATGTGTGCAACAAATGGATCTTCTAGTTGTTAG
- the LOC139127539 gene encoding zinc finger protein 28-like: MEWDDSPEFTASQWEIIDDLERQHGPQSPSDNTVLVCDESNEMDSQSQRSAEDVCPPASPVGLHAINHPNDSSESSTPRYEAHSPQICRAAVQSQTAIDQLLNDGGCSPTKRSKIATGSVAPPLLSTHQQPSPEYLEALQEITNRPLTTTPVPSVSNANSELCCDHCKQRFSCQGTLRRHIASVHGEQHCYSCSYCDRSFNRKDNLVRHETSVHRSNAHASTSKGTSGSSTKQKRFPCPTCDRPFTRKDNMLQHMKAAHGTAKAKYKCDVCDMTFVRKSHHINHSKIHKKVCRSVTYKCARCRYAFKSFQALKAHRHRDHAPESSSPASSTSSWSSSSSSDEEMHQFRWAVVGVDMPQRQAATWNNNCLLIPLSPFLEKMIHQILLQRTGKTGPISGQGIEKEIPC; this comes from the exons ATGGAATGGGATGATTCTCCCGAATTCACTGCAAGTCAGTGGGAAATAATTGACGATTTGGAGAGACAGCATGGACCACAGTCACCAAGTGATAACACT GTGTTGGTGTGTGATGAAAGCAATGAGATGGACAGTCAGTCACAGAGGTCTGCTGAAGACGTATGTCCTCCGGCTTCACCTGTAGGCTTACATGCAATAAA CCACCCGAACGACTCCTCCGAGTCATCGACACCTAGATATGAAGCTCACTCACCTCAGATATGCAG AGCCGCTGTTCAATCACAGACAGCAATTGATCAATTACTTAATGACGGTGGCTGTTCTCCTACTAAAAGATCAAA gaTTGCAACTGGCTCTGTAGCACCACCTCTGCTCTCCACACATCAACAGCCATCCCCAGAGTATTTAGAGGCCCTACAAGAAATCACAAACCGTCCACTCACAACTACACCGGTACCCTCGGTGAGTAATGCTAATAGTGAGCTATGTTGCGACCACTGCAAACAGCGTTTTTCTTGTCAAGGCACTTTGCGTCGTCACATTGCCAGTGTTCATGGTGAACAGCATTGTTACTCATGCTCATACTGTGACCGGTCTTTCAATCGGAAGGACAACCTGGTGCGGCACGAAACCAGTGTTCATCGTTCAAATGCACACGCCAGTACTTCCAAGGGTACAAGCGGTTCTTCCACTAAACAAAAGCGTTTTCCCTGCCCGACTTGCGACCGTCCTTTTACACGGAAAGATAACATGTTACAACACATGAAGGCGGCTCACGGCACAGCAAAGGCAAAGTACAAGTGTGACGTATGCGACATGACCTTCGTCAGGAAGTCTCATCACATCAACCATAGCAAAATCCACAAGAAAGTATGCAGATCCGTAACATACAAGTGTGCGCGATGTCGTTACGCTTTCAAGTCCTTTCAGGCATTAAAGGCACACCGCCATCGTGATCATGCACCCGAAAGTTCATCTCCTGCATCGTCAACCTCGTCATGGTCTTCATCGTCATCGTCAGATGAAGAAATGCACCAGTTCAGATGGGCGGTGGTGGGAGTGGACATGCCTCAGCGTCAGGCAGCGACATGGAACAACAATTGCCTGTTGATCCCATTGAGCCCATTTTTGGAGAAGATGATCCATCAGATCTTACTCCAACGTACAGGGAAAACTGGTCCCATATCAGGTCAAGGCATCGAGAAGGAAATCCCCTGCTAG